The window CCGGTGTCCACTTCGCTCGAAAACGCTCTGGCCTCACGACTTGACGGCGCCGGCGGTCAGCCCGCCGACCATGTAACGCTTGAAGGCGTAGTACACCGCGGCCGGCGGCAGCGCGTAGATGAAGCCGGTGGTCATCAAGAGCTCCCACGGCGAGTCGTCGGCGGCTAGGAAGTTGCCGAGCGCGACCGGCAGCGTGATGTCGGTGTCCTTCGACAGCAGCAGGAACGCGTAGAGATATTCGTTCCAGGCGAGCAGGATCGCATAGGTGCCGACCGCGACCAGCGACGGCATCATCAGCGGCACATAGACCAGGCGGAACAGCTGCAACGTGGTGGCGCCGTCCATCGTCGCCGCCTCGTCGAGCTCGACCGGCAGCTTGTCGGAGGCCTGCTTCAGCACCCAGATCGCGTAGGGCGCGGCGATCGTCACCATCGCCAGGATCAGCGACCAGTGATTGTTGAGCAGGCCGTAGGTGCCCATGGTGCGGTACATCGGCACGGCGAGGAATGCCGCCGGGATGAAGTAGGTGAACAGCGCCAGGTTCATCACAGCCCGGCCGCCCGGGACGCGCAGCCGCGAGATCGAGAATGCCGCGGCGGTGGCGACGAACAGCGTCAGCGCGCCGACGGCGAGCGCGATCACGGCCGAATTCCAGAACTGGATCCAGAAGTCGCGCAGGAAGTAATGCTGCTGGTGGAACACGATCGAGAAATTATGCAGCGTCGGATGCGTCGGCCACAGCTTGCCGGTGAACGCGTCCTCCTTCGGCGAGATCGCGAATACGAACATGTGGTAGATCGGGATCATGGTCCAGATGAAGACCGGGATGCCGATCAGCAGCAGCTTGGCTTCGGTGCCGACTTCGCGGAGGGTGGGCAGCTTCATCGCGACAACCGTTTCATCATGTAATAGACCAGCGGCAGCACGAACGGCATCGCGCAGACGATCGAGGCCATCGCCAGCGACAGCTGGTCGAGCCTGAGATAGCGGATGCCCAGCGTCGACAGCACGTGGGTGAGGTCGGCGGGCCCGCCGCCGGTGAGCAGATAGACGCTGTTGAAATCGCCCAGCGTCCAGATCATCGAGAGCAGCGTGCAGGTAATGTAGAGCGTCTGCATCGACGGCCAGGTGATATAGCGGAATTTCTGCCACCAATTGGCGCCGTCGACGTCGGATGCCTCGTACAGATCGTGCGGGATGGCGAGCCGCCCGGTCAGCAGGATCAGCGTCCAGAACGGCAGCGATTTCCAGATGTGCACGCCGATCGCCATCGCGAGCGCGACCGCCGGATCGTTCAGCCAGTTCGGGCCGTCGTCGCCGGTGAACTTGAAGATCAGCTGGTTGACCACGCCCCATTCGGGATTGAGCATGAAGCGCACCGACAGGATGGTCGGGATCGACGGCACCGCCCAGGGCAGGATGAAGATGACAGACAGCCACCTGATCCAGGGTCGCTGCTGGGCGAAGAAGCCGGACAGGAACAGCGCGATCAGCATCTTGATGTTGATGCCGATGACCAGGAAGATCAGCGTGTTGACCGCCGCGCGCGCGAAGATCGGGTCATTATAGAGCGCGACATAGCTTGACGGATGGCGCGCTAGCCACAGGCCGTAGCCGACCGGATAGACCACGAAGGCGAGGAAGACGAGCAGATAGGGCACGAGCAGCACGATGCCCCAGACCTGCGGCGGCGACAGCCGCGCAGACAGTGGCGGCGAGGGGACATCGGATGCGGAGAGCGTGATCGCCATTCGGTTACTCTGGGAAGGAGATGCCGGACGCAACCACGCTGTCGTCCCGGCGAAAGCCGGGACCCATAACCACAGGTCCCGGTCGTTGCGCGAAAGTCGTCGACCAGCATACCCCACAACTGCTGCCGCGGCGTATGGGTCCCGGCTTTCGCCGGGACGACGCGAAGCAAGTGTCGGCAGCGCTGGTCATCCTCTACGTTACCCCGCGACCTGCTTGATGCGGGCGATCAGTTCGTCGACGGCCTTGTCCACCGGCACCTTCTCGCTGACGACGCGGTTCATGGCCTTGGCCCAGACGTTCTCGTTGTTCAGGATGGTGAACTTCCAGTTCTTGGTAAAGTCGAACGGCGCGGTGCCGCCGGTGAACTGATTCCAGACCGCCTTGCGATGCCGGTCGGCCTGCCAGAACGGGCTCGCCTGGCTGGCCTTGGTCACCGGGAACCAGCGGCCGAGCGCACCTTCGATATAGGGCCGGACGTTGTCTTCCTGCATCAGGAAGCTGATGAACTGCTTGCCTTCTGCCTTGTTCTTGGCGTTGGCGAAGATCAGCCCGGTCTTGACGTCGGAGCGGTACCGGATCGTCGAGCCGTCCGGTGCCTTCGGGAACGACGCCGTGATGATGTCGTGCTCGTAGGCCTGCTTGCCGGCGGCGCGCTGCGCGTCGGTCAGCGCCGGGTTGGTCGAATCCTCGAACCACTTCGCCGCGATCGAGATCGTGAAATTGTGGGTCATCACGATTGTCTTGTTGTGGAAGGCGACGTTGTTGTCCGGGTCCTTCCAGGTCGTCGAGGACGGCGGCGTGCAGCCCTTGATGTAGGTGTCGGTATAGTCCTTCAGCGCGTGGATCAGGCCGTCGCGCACCTTGGGATCGTCGACCAGCAGCTTGCCGTCGTCGTCGACCAGCTTGACGTGGTAGGCGTCCATGAAGGTGTAGAACGACTGGAACGAGTCGGTGGATTCCACGCCCATCGGCTGGCCGACGCCGTAGATGCGCTGGCCGGTCGCCTTGCGGATCCCAGGCTGCACCTTGTCACACCAGAACGTCCAGTAATCCTCCCACTTGGTCGGGATGTCATCGGCCTTGAAGCCGGCCTTCTCCAGCATGTCGCCCCAGATCTGGACGTGCATGCTCTGCTGCTTGAGCGGGAAGCCGTAATAGGACTTCTTCTTGGTGACGTCATTGTAGAGCAGGGCCGCTTCCAGCGTGTTCGGCGCGAAGGCGTCCTTCATCGGCAGCATGATGTCGGACAGGTCTTCGAGCTTGCCCTCGAAGGCCCACTTGCCCTGGGCCTGCACATCGTAGGTGTCGGAATAGGCGACGTCGGGCACGGAGCCGGAATCCAGCGCGGCAACCGTCTTCGGAATCATGTCCTGGATCGCGTATTGCGACAGTTCGACCTTGATGCCGGTCTTGGCTTCGAATTTCTTGATCGTATCGAGCAGCGCGTCGTCTTCGGACTTGTAGAATCCCTTGCCCCACCAGACGGTGATCGTCTTGCCCTGGGCCAGAGCGGGTGCAGTTGCGGCGAACAGGCCGACCGCAGCGACCGCAATTGATAGCGCACCGATAACCTTGGATCTCACGTTCTTCTCCCCTCATGAGGCCGGCTTTTTTAACCGGTTAGGGAAAACACTAGCGCATGCCCGTGACCCGATAAAGATGCTGCGTCGACGACTTCTGTAGGGGGCTCGCGGGAGAGCGTGGATCAGTCCCGCTGCATTGATGCGGAAAGTGAATGGATCGATCAGTTCGACCCTTGGTCAGTTCGATTTGGCATTCTCGACCGCTGTCGCCGGTGCGTTGGCGGGTGCGCCGGCCGCGGCATCGGGCGCGGCCGCGGGCCGCGCGGCTCCGCCGGTGATGCGCTCGATCACCGAGCGCACCGCGTCGCGGGTCTTGCGATCCTTCACCGCGTCGAGCAACGGGGCGGATGCCGGCGAGCGGCGGATCAGGCTCTCCGGATCGGGGAAGATCAACGGATCGTCCCACGGGCCTTGGATCACGAAGGGCAGATCGAACGCGGTGCCGCCGGCAGCCGCCGAGGTCAGGCTGGCGACGCCCTTGAGATCGTACTCGCGCGATGGCACCGAGGCGGTGCCGGTCAGCGTGATCTTCGCCGCGGGGCTCTCGACATGGATGTCGTCGGCGGTCGCGACGCCGTCGGCGAATTTCACCGAGACGCTGAGATTGTCATAGGGCGTCGAGCCGGAGCGGAAATTGCCGCCGCCGGACAGCGGCCGCTTCTCCAGCCGCCGCAGCAATTGCTCGACATTGAAGCCGGCGATCGCGCCGTCATGCCCGTTCAGCGTCGCGGTACCGTCCAGCGACGACGCGAGCCCGAACGGGCTCGAGCCGGAGGCCGTCAGCGAGACGTTGAGGTTGCCGCGGCCGGACAGCTTGTTGATACCGAACAGTTCGCTGGCACAGGCCTGCAGATCGACATCGGTGAACTGGAATTGCGCCCTGACGTCGGCGACCGCATCGGAGCGCGCGATCGCGAACGAGCCCTTGGCGATGCCGCCATACATCTGCGCCTCGCCGACACTGAGCGCGAGCGCGCCGCCGCGCAGATTGGCGCCGAACGCGGTGCGGCCGAGCTTGGACGGGCCGACCGTCACCTTGGCTGCCGACAGGCGCATGTCGAGATCGGTCGACGACAGCGAGGAGAGGTCGAACAGCTGCCTGTTCCAGTCGCGCTGGCCGCTGGCCAGCAGGCGGAACGTCGAGATGTAGGGCGTGAAATCGAGATTGCCGGCGGCAAGCGTCGCCTGCAGCGTCTGCCGGCCGTTATTGGCGTAGGTCATCACGCCCTCGGCGACATTGCCGTCGAGCTCGACATTGACATTGGTCAGCGCGACCGAGCCGCCGACCACATTGGCGCGAGCCTTCAGTGCGAAGCGGCCGAAGCCGCCACCGCCGCCGGGCGGCGCCTGGCCCATCCAGCGCAACGCGTTGCGTAGCGACGGTGAGTCCATGGTGGCGGTGCCTTCCATCATCAGGCTGGTGCGGTTGGCGACGGTTCCGTCGAACGCAATCTTCAGCGGCGCGCTGGCAAGCCGCGCCTTG of the Bradyrhizobium quebecense genome contains:
- a CDS encoding AsmA family protein, translating into MSLTIAQGIKRLGMPIAALFGLALVGLVGTSWFLNRDALRSAVEAQIRAVTGLELVVNGPIDVSVFPGSYVSFHNVGLKGADTTDPALQVDVLTANLRLLPLLLRRFEIADVMMLRPHIHVVRDSAGESNWTPFVETIAKTMTPGAENQVSFSEIRIQDGELNYEDGTNHISEQLGDIDLSLAWPSISRSFAATGQFDWRGERVDGSISASDFVALLSGDRSGLKARLASAPLKIAFDGTVANRTSLMMEGTATMDSPSLRNALRWMGQAPPGGGGGFGRFALKARANVVGGSVALTNVNVELDGNVAEGVMTYANNGRQTLQATLAAGNLDFTPYISTFRLLASGQRDWNRQLFDLSSLSSTDLDMRLSAAKVTVGPSKLGRTAFGANLRGGALALSVGEAQMYGGIAKGSFAIARSDAVADVRAQFQFTDVDLQACASELFGINKLSGRGNLNVSLTASGSSPFGLASSLDGTATLNGHDGAIAGFNVEQLLRRLEKRPLSGGGNFRSGSTPYDNLSVSVKFADGVATADDIHVESPAAKITLTGTASVPSREYDLKGVASLTSAAAGGTAFDLPFVIQGPWDDPLIFPDPESLIRRSPASAPLLDAVKDRKTRDAVRSVIERITGGAARPAAAPDAAAGAPANAPATAVENAKSN
- a CDS encoding carbohydrate ABC transporter permease; translation: MAITLSASDVPSPPLSARLSPPQVWGIVLLVPYLLVFLAFVVYPVGYGLWLARHPSSYVALYNDPIFARAAVNTLIFLVIGINIKMLIALFLSGFFAQQRPWIRWLSVIFILPWAVPSIPTILSVRFMLNPEWGVVNQLIFKFTGDDGPNWLNDPAVALAMAIGVHIWKSLPFWTLILLTGRLAIPHDLYEASDVDGANWWQKFRYITWPSMQTLYITCTLLSMIWTLGDFNSVYLLTGGGPADLTHVLSTLGIRYLRLDQLSLAMASIVCAMPFVLPLVYYMMKRLSR
- a CDS encoding carbohydrate ABC transporter permease; protein product: MKLPTLREVGTEAKLLLIGIPVFIWTMIPIYHMFVFAISPKEDAFTGKLWPTHPTLHNFSIVFHQQHYFLRDFWIQFWNSAVIALAVGALTLFVATAAAFSISRLRVPGGRAVMNLALFTYFIPAAFLAVPMYRTMGTYGLLNNHWSLILAMVTIAAPYAIWVLKQASDKLPVELDEAATMDGATTLQLFRLVYVPLMMPSLVAVGTYAILLAWNEYLYAFLLLSKDTDITLPVALGNFLAADDSPWELLMTTGFIYALPPAAVYYAFKRYMVGGLTAGAVKS
- a CDS encoding ABC transporter substrate-binding protein, which encodes MRSKVIGALSIAVAAVGLFAATAPALAQGKTITVWWGKGFYKSEDDALLDTIKKFEAKTGIKVELSQYAIQDMIPKTVAALDSGSVPDVAYSDTYDVQAQGKWAFEGKLEDLSDIMLPMKDAFAPNTLEAALLYNDVTKKKSYYGFPLKQQSMHVQIWGDMLEKAGFKADDIPTKWEDYWTFWCDKVQPGIRKATGQRIYGVGQPMGVESTDSFQSFYTFMDAYHVKLVDDDGKLLVDDPKVRDGLIHALKDYTDTYIKGCTPPSSTTWKDPDNNVAFHNKTIVMTHNFTISIAAKWFEDSTNPALTDAQRAAGKQAYEHDIITASFPKAPDGSTIRYRSDVKTGLIFANAKNKAEGKQFISFLMQEDNVRPYIEGALGRWFPVTKASQASPFWQADRHRKAVWNQFTGGTAPFDFTKNWKFTILNNENVWAKAMNRVVSEKVPVDKAVDELIARIKQVAG